Genomic DNA from Actinomycetota bacterium:
CCGCGGAGGGGCTGTCGGTCGTGAACGCCCCAGGAGTCGTGGATTCGGGCTACCGCGGCGAGGTCAAGGTCGTGCTGGTCAACCTCGACCCGGGCCGCACCATCCAGGTCCGGCGGGGCGACCGGATCGCCCAGCTGCTGGTCGTCCCTGTCGTGCGGCCGGAGGTGGTCGAAGCCGACGAGCTGCCGGAATCCGGCCGCGGCGACTCCGGGTTCGGGTCCACGGGATCGTGACGGGCGACGCGGGTGCGCGCACCGGGGGCGTGACGGTGTCCGAGGAGGCGTTTGACCTGATCGGCCGGTCCATCCGGCAGGCGAACTACGACCCGGGGCACGTGGGGGTCCGGATCCGGCTCGTCGGGGGGGAGCTCAGGCCGCGGTTCGTCCCCGCTCCGGAGCCGGGCGACGAGGTCGCGGAGTCCGGCGAAGTCCGCGTGTTCCTGGACGCGAAGCTGGTACGGGAGAACCCGGGTGCCCAGGTCGCGGTGTCCCAGGAGCACGACCAGCTGGTCCTGCGGGCCCCGTCCGGCTGACGGCGTCCGCAGCCGTGCCGGCAGGGGGTCCGGGGGCTTGTAGAGTCGGTGGGTGGAGATCGACATCGTCCTGGACGCCGAGCCGCCGGAGGCCACGGAAGCGCTCGAGCGCGCCGTGACCGCCCACCCGGCGACCCGCGACGGGCTGCTGAGGGAGACGGTGACCAAGTGGCCCGGGTGCCTGGAGGCGTGGGCGCTTCTCGGCTCGGACTCCTACGACCGCGGCGACTACGTGTCGTCGTACGCCTTCTGCCGCGTCGGTTACCACCGTGGGCTGGACCGCATGCGCCAGTCGGGGTGGCGTGGCACCCAGACCCTGTCCTGGGACCATGCCGAGAATCGCGGCTTTCTGTCCTCACTTCACGGGCTGATGCGCTCCGCGGCGGCCATCGGCGAGGGGGTCGAGGCACGAAGGTGCCGGGACTTCCTCCTCCAGCTGGACCCTCGGGATCACTTCGGCGTGGAGGCTATCAAGCCCGCTCAGCTCAGCCGCCGGCTGGAGGAAGGGAGCGTGCTATGAAGCGACCGCTGACGGCCGCGGCGGTTGTCGTGGCGCTCGCCCTGATCCCAGCGGGTTGCGGCAACGAAAGGCCCGAGTCGGCCCGGAGCGTCACCACGTCCGGTCCCACCGCCCCGGCGGCCAAGCCGGCGTGCTCGATGGCCACTCCCGCCCCGGTTGCCCCCGATCCAGCACTCGACCTGTCCACGGAGCCGGTCATACCGAAGCCGGAGGGCGACCCACCCTGCGCTTTGATCGTGGAGGACCTGAAGGAGGGGACGGGCCCCGCGGCGACCCCCCAGTCGATCGTGAACGTCCACTACGTCGGCGTCTCCTGGTCCACCGGCAAGCAGTTCGACGCTTCGTGGGACCGCGGACAGCCGATCGAGTTCCCGCTCAACCGGGTTATCAAGGGCTGGACCGCCGGGATGACCGGGATGAAGGCCGGGGGCCGCAGGCGGCTGGTGATCCCTCCGGAACTGGGCTATGGGCCCGAGGGGCAGCCGCCGGACATCGCCCCCAACGAGACGCTGGTATTTGTCGTGGACCTGCTCGGCGTGACCGACCAGCCGACGCAGCCGGCAATGCCTCCGGCGCCGGTCACCCCTGCGCCCGGGACCCCGGCCCCAACCGCGACGCTTGGCGCGACTCCCGCCACCGGGCACGGAGACGGCCATTGAGCCGGGCGTTCTAAAGGGACGCGATCTTCGAGACGAACTCCTCCCCGAGCCGCCCGAGGGCGGCCGGGATGTCTGCGGCCGTGAATGCCGGTGGAGCGACGACGATGGTAGTGGCTCCCGCGTCGGCCAGCCGTTTGGCCTCTTGGACCGAGTGGCCGCCCGAACCGATGAGCTCGATCTCGCCGGTATTGCGTCCGGCTTCCGCGGCGGCGCGCCGGCATTCGTCGAACAGCCCGGGCAGCTGCGAGCGATCCGGCGCTGAGGGGAAGAACCCGTCGCCAAGCCGCCCGGCGCGCCGGGCGGCGGCGGGGGAGTGGCCGCCGACGACGATCGGGATGCGGCCCCGCGTGGGCTTGGGGTAGCTGCGCGCGCTGGAGAACCTGTAATGGTCGCCGTTGAAGGACTCGTCGTCGGACCACAGCGCCCTGAGGGCCTGAATCGCCTCGTCCGTGCGCGCGGCTCTCTCCTCGAACGGCACGCCGATGGCCTCGAACTCCTCCCGCAGCCAGCCGATGCCCACGCCGAGGACGAACCGGCCCTGCGACAGGACGTCTATGGACGCGCACTCCTTGGCCAGGATGACCGGCGACCTCTGCGGCAGGATGAGGATGCCGGTGGCCAGCCGGACCCTGGTGGTCACGGCGGCCACGTACGAGATCCAGACCAGAGGGTCCGGGATGGGCGACTCCTCCGGACCGGGCATGCGGCCCGACCTTGAGTACGGGTAACGGCTGGCGTAGTCCTTCGGCACGACGACGTGCTCCACGGTCCACAGCGAGTCGATGCCGGACTCGTCCGCCGCCTCACCCAGGGCGCGGGCTCCCGCGGGCGTGCCGAACTCCATGATGTTGCTGAACGCGATTCCGACCTTCATGCAGGCAAGATTCGCACCACGGAGGTCGCCGCCGCCAGACCGGGCCGCCGGTAACCGGGCCCAGGGCTAAGGCGGGCCGCGGTCCAAGACCGGGCCCCGTCCCCGCCCGCATAATCTTGGGGCGTCGCCGGAGGAGCCAGATGGACCCCAGAGACACTGCCGAGGAAGCGCGGTTCCGGGCCGAGGTCCGTGCGTGGGTGCAGGGTGCGGTCCCGCGGTTCCGAGACGCGTACGCCGCTACCCGCGACTCGGAGCAGCGGCTGCGGATTTCGGCGGACTGGCAGGCGGAGCTGTTCGAGGCTGGGTTCGGCGCGATCGGGTGGCCGGCGGAGTATGGGGGCCGCGAGGGGACGCCCGTACAGAGGTTCATCGTGGCTCAGGAGCTCGGCGCAGCCGGCGCCCCGTGGCACCTCAACATGTCGGTGACCCTCGGATGGTGCGCGCCGGCGGTGCTGGACTACGGGACTCCGGCCCAGAAGGAAAAGCACCTGCGGCGGATGCTCAGCGGCCAGGAGGTCTGGTGCCAGCTGTTCAGCGAGCCAAACGCCGGGTCTGATCTCGCATCCATCACAACCACGGCCGTGCGCTCCGACGACGAGTACGTCGTGAACGGGCAGAAGATCTGGTCGTCGGGCGCGCACTGGTCGAGCTTTGGGATCCTCGTCGTCAGGACCGACCCCTCCGCGCCCCGATACAAGAACCTGTCGTTTTTCATCTGCGACATGTCCAATGCAGGGGTCGAGATCCGCCCGATCACACAGATCACAGGTGAGCGCGACTTCTGCGAGGTCTTCTTCAGCGACGCGCGACTTGCGGAGTCCGATCGTGTCGCCGAGGAGGGCATGGGCTGGACGGTAACCGTCCACACGCTGCTCAACGAGCGCATCGGCTTGTCCGGTGGAGGGGGGATGCACCGGCTGGTCTCCCAGGCCTGGGAAGGCTACCTGCGCAGCGTGAAGCAGACCGGTCCCGACGGCAGGGCGCCGTTGGACGACCCCCGCGTTCGTCAGAGACTGGCCGACGTGTACGTTCGCTCCGTCGCCAACCGCTGGACCGCGATGCGCGCCCTGGACGCCGTCTTCAAGGGCCAGATGCCGGGACCGGAGGCCTCGGTCCTGAAGCTCACGAGCGACGCCTGGTTCCAGCAGGTCCAGGAAGCGGCGGGGGAGGTCCTCGGTCCGGCGGCCCTGGTGACGGATGGACCGGGGGCCCGCGACGGGGGGGCCTGGGCCCGGGGGCTTCTGCAGTCCCGGGCCATGACCATCGGCGGGGGGACCACCGAGGTCCAGAAGAACATCGTGGGGGAGAGGGTCCTGGGGCTGCCCCGGGACCCCCGTCCGGCCGTCCCCTGACCGGACGAGGGCCTCAGAGCCTTCCGTCGAACCCCGATCCGGCCGTCCCCTGACCGGACCGGGGCTCGCGGCCTACCAGAACCTCAGCGCGGAGACCAGGCGGGAGAAGGTGCTGGGGCTGGTGGAGCGGGTGGCGCGGACCTGGGTGCTCGGGGCGGTGGTGTTGATACGGGGGCCGTTGTCGCCCAGCGTCTCGGTCAGCGAGGCGAATGCAGCCTTCTGCTCGGCTGCCTCCTGGCTGACCTTGGTGGCGGCGGCGGCGGCCTTGACGGCGGCGGGAGAGGAGGCGACGGGCTGAGCCTGCGGGCGGCGGGCGGTGGTGGTGGCGGCGGGGCGGGCGCTGGCCGGGGCGGCCGTGGCGGCCTTGCGGGCCGGGGCGGCAGTCGCGGTGCCGGCGGCGGGCTTGGTGGTCGAGGTCGCGGCGGCCGAGACGCTGGCGCCGACGAACATCTGCGTGACGTACAGCCGGCCGTCGTCGGTGGAGACGACACCGATGCCGACGAGGTTGAAGCTGCCGTTCTCGATGTTGGCGCGGTGGGGGGCGGAGCGGATGAAGGCGTTCTGGATGGCGGCTGCGTCGGTGCCGACTCCGACGTTCTCGCCGAGGGTCCTCCAGTTGGAGACGGCGGCGGCGGTGTCGGACTCGAGGTTCGGGTTGTGGTAGATGCGGCCGGCTTCCAGCATCCGGACCGCCTGCTTGCGGGCCTGGCCCAGCAGTCCGGAGTGGGTGGACAGCGCGGGGAGCCCGGCGCCTGCGCGGTGCTCGTTGACCATCCGGGTGATCGTCTGCTCGGCGCCCGTCTGGACGGTGGCGGTGGCTCCGGTCTGGGCCAGGGCGGGGGCGGCGGTGGTGACGACCGCGGCCGCCACCAGGGCGGCGATGGCGCGGGCGCAGCGGCGGGCGAGAACCTCTGTCGCGGTTCCTGCGGGAGTCTGGTTCTTGCGGGTCATTTCGTCCTCCTCGATTGATCTCGTAAGCGCAAGATAGGTCGAGAAAGACGTCCTGCTATCCGTAAAAAAGGCCCTCTGACCTGCGCATTTGCTACGCGACGGGGCCTGGTGCGTAGCCCTGATGGGCTGCGCGGAAACCACGCGGGACTACGTGTTTTTCCCGTACGTGGCAGGCCACCAGCCGCAGGTCGCGGGGGGTGGCGGCTGAGGGTTCCACGGCGGCCGGGCTAGGGGTGTAGAGGCCGTGAACGGCTATTTCGGACCACCGATCGGGACCGAACGGGCTACCTCGGGACCGAACGGGCTCCCTCGGGGCGGCCGGGCTACCTCGGGGCGGCCGCGTTATTGAGTGCCGGACGCGCTACTGGGGCGCTGGGTGCGCTTCCAGGGGGGCCGGCCGCGACGTCAGGGGGCCGAGCCGGGCTTTAC
This window encodes:
- a CDS encoding acyl-CoA dehydrogenase family protein; this encodes MDPRDTAEEARFRAEVRAWVQGAVPRFRDAYAATRDSEQRLRISADWQAELFEAGFGAIGWPAEYGGREGTPVQRFIVAQELGAAGAPWHLNMSVTLGWCAPAVLDYGTPAQKEKHLRRMLSGQEVWCQLFSEPNAGSDLASITTTAVRSDDEYVVNGQKIWSSGAHWSSFGILVVRTDPSAPRYKNLSFFICDMSNAGVEIRPITQITGERDFCEVFFSDARLAESDRVAEEGMGWTVTVHTLLNERIGLSGGGGMHRLVSQAWEGYLRSVKQTGPDGRAPLDDPRVRQRLADVYVRSVANRWTAMRALDAVFKGQMPGPEASVLKLTSDAWFQQVQEAAGEVLGPAALVTDGPGARDGGAWARGLLQSRAMTIGGGTTEVQKNIVGERVLGLPRDPRPAVP
- a CDS encoding CAP domain-containing protein — protein: MTRKNQTPAGTATEVLARRCARAIAALVAAAVVTTAAPALAQTGATATVQTGAEQTITRMVNEHRAGAGLPALSTHSGLLGQARKQAVRMLEAGRIYHNPNLESDTAAAVSNWRTLGENVGVGTDAAAIQNAFIRSAPHRANIENGSFNLVGIGVVSTDDGRLYVTQMFVGASVSAAATSTTKPAAGTATAAPARKAATAAPASARPAATTTARRPQAQPVASSPAAVKAAAAATKVSQEAAEQKAAFASLTETLGDNGPRINTTAPSTQVRATRSTSPSTFSRLVSALRFW
- a CDS encoding DUF3151 family protein, with protein sequence MEIDIVLDAEPPEATEALERAVTAHPATRDGLLRETVTKWPGCLEAWALLGSDSYDRGDYVSSYAFCRVGYHRGLDRMRQSGWRGTQTLSWDHAENRGFLSSLHGLMRSAAAIGEGVEARRCRDFLLQLDPRDHFGVEAIKPAQLSRRLEEGSVL
- a CDS encoding FKBP-type peptidyl-prolyl cis-trans isomerase produces the protein MKRPLTAAAVVVALALIPAGCGNERPESARSVTTSGPTAPAAKPACSMATPAPVAPDPALDLSTEPVIPKPEGDPPCALIVEDLKEGTGPAATPQSIVNVHYVGVSWSTGKQFDASWDRGQPIEFPLNRVIKGWTAGMTGMKAGGRRRLVIPPELGYGPEGQPPDIAPNETLVFVVDLLGVTDQPTQPAMPPAPVTPAPGTPAPTATLGATPATGHGDGH
- a CDS encoding LLM class F420-dependent oxidoreductase, which gives rise to MKVGIAFSNIMEFGTPAGARALGEAADESGIDSLWTVEHVVVPKDYASRYPYSRSGRMPGPEESPIPDPLVWISYVAAVTTRVRLATGILILPQRSPVILAKECASIDVLSQGRFVLGVGIGWLREEFEAIGVPFEERAARTDEAIQALRALWSDDESFNGDHYRFSSARSYPKPTRGRIPIVVGGHSPAAARRAGRLGDGFFPSAPDRSQLPGLFDECRRAAAEAGRNTGEIELIGSGGHSVQEAKRLADAGATTIVVAPPAFTAADIPAALGRLGEEFVSKIASL
- a CDS encoding dUTP diphosphatase, giving the protein AEGLSVVNAPGVVDSGYRGEVKVVLVNLDPGRTIQVRRGDRIAQLLVVPVVRPEVVEADELPESGRGDSGFGSTGS